The following proteins are encoded in a genomic region of Pungitius pungitius chromosome 19, fPunPun2.1, whole genome shotgun sequence:
- the LOC119199020 gene encoding beta-1,4-galactosyltransferase 1-like, which produces MLKKIFQGLAFFVSLSVACFIFYQFNKKEKTLHIFVSSNRSVNRSNPLLPVLNVNDEEKPMQTTQVPTLERCPETPPDLLGPLLVEFNSKRTLDEVREKFGSPLQEGGRYKPSGCIAQQKVAIIIPFRNRHKHLIHWLHYLHPILIRQQLDYTVYVINQDGEGVFNKAKLMNAGYVEAMKEYDYDCLVFSDIDLVPMDDRNLYRCFDNPRHLAVAIDKFNFQLPYNTNFGGVSALSKSQYLKINGFPNTYWGWGGEDDDIYGRVVLRGMTISRPDSVIGKYRMIKHTRDLHNEANPENPGKLQHTKHTIDTDGINTLNYTVKEIKRDRLFTFINVDIEAPIK; this is translated from the exons ATGTTGAAAAAAATCTTTCAAGGATTggccttttttgtttctttaagtgtggcatgttttattttttatcaattcaacaagaaagaaaaaacgttACATATTTTTGTATCGTCGAATCGTTCTGTAAATCGAAGTAACCCACTTCTCCCAGTCCTGAATGTCAATGacgaagagaaaccaatgcagACCACTCAAGTCCCGACTTTGGAACGCTGTCCCGAAACCCCCCCAGATCTTTTGGGTCCGTTGCTTGTGGAATTTAATTCTAAACGGACTCTGGATGAGGTGAGAGAGAAATTCGGTTCTCCTCTTCAGGAAGGAGGCCGGTACAAGCCGTCAGGCTGTATCGCACAACAGAAG GTGGCAATCATCATCCCGTTCCGCAATCGGCACAAGCACCTCATTCATTGGCTGCATTACCTCCATCCGATACTGATTCGACAGCAGTTGGACTACACGGTGTATGTCATCAACCAGGATGGAGAAGGCGTGTTCAACAAGGCTAAACTGATGAATGCAGGCTACGTGGAAGCAATGAAGGAATATGATTACGACTGCTTAGTCTTCTCTGACATAGATTTGGTGCCTATGGACGACCGTAACCTCTACAGGTGCTTTGACAATCCTCGACACCTGGCTGTGGCCATCGACAAATTTAACTTCCAGTTACCCTACAACACAAACTTTGGTGGAGTTTCCGCGTTGTCCAAAAGCCAATACCTGAAGATCAACGGTTTCCCGAACACCTACTGGGGCTGGGGCGGTGAGGATGACGATATCTACGGGCGAGTCGTCCTCCGCGGCATGACCATATCTCGACCTGACTCCGTGATTGGAAAGTACAGGATGATCAAACATACCCGGGACCTGCACAATGAGGCTAATCCAGAGAATCCCGGTAAACTACAACACACCAAACACACTATCGATACAGACGGCATTAACACTCTCAATTACACAGTCAAAGAGATTAAGAGGGACCGACTGTTCACCTTCATCAACGTGGATATTGAGGCTCcgataaaatga